In Lytechinus variegatus isolate NC3 chromosome 18, Lvar_3.0, whole genome shotgun sequence, a single genomic region encodes these proteins:
- the LOC121431834 gene encoding uncharacterized protein LOC121431834, producing the protein MDSDTSTNLQRLPDMVALLLDDFVKYAVSASGLVVFVVVFFVYCVCCHRRDGSERDVNPVPYDCLFIDTTIRHTISLITWYSRVRLRRHNMDNENRKLLNEILALCQTKAAQRPQDQHPILISASVNTSLDLFFRVQKYPPGSEVIVTAINTSSTIQVLLHHGLQVIPLDVTRGQLSPDLEALRLLINESTVAILVTHLFGRVCDLSAVTELAHEHGVHVLEDCSQACMAPAYSTNPESDLVFFNFGVIYPCTAFGGGITRIKDKYLLEKMDKLQETYRQGSEVEYIRKAFNCTLTAKALQYPRLLSMFSSLARLALVDLKKIVNDSLTPPPTAGLVRNMRERPPTSMTFMLFQRLKYFDSNGVERSQDVGDYVSDRLPQVAGQIGNDALIRGYWLFPILVDDPDEVCQRLNRLGIAAARGLAQIELIVSPSTTPDAPPTNLVGIDETRWQPTTASFIMDHVIFLPVHRGVPRHHLDQVCLAVEIVLNKLAILARYHASVGSRQKETHHGPYGPITPRRNKESCRRRMVSSNRSVTSKTQQAIAANANRNDLT; encoded by the exons ATGGATTCGGATACTTCAACGAATTTACAACGTCTGCCCGACATGGTAGCGCTACTACTAGATGATTTCGTGAAGTATGCGGTGTCGGCTTCAGGGCTCGTGGTGTTCGTTGTCGTTTTCTTCGTGTATTGTGTATGTTGTCATCGTCGAGATGGTAGCGAACGCGATGTCAACCCGGTGCCCTATGATTGCCTGTTTATCG ATACCACAATTCGCCACACGATATCATTGATCACGTGGTACTCCCGTGTACGATTGAGACGTCACAACATGGACAACGAAAATAGGAAGCTTCTCAATGAGATACTAGCTTTGTGTCAGACTAAAGCAGCACAGCGCCCTCAAGATCAGCACCCGATCCTGATCAGTGCATCCGTCAACACCAGTCTTGACCTGTTCTTCCGGGTCCAGAAGTACCCACCGGGGTCAGAGGTCATTGTGACCGCAATTAACACGTCCAGCACCATACAAGTACTACTGCATCATGGACTTCAGGTAATTCCTTTGGATGTTACCAGGGGCCAGCTCTCACCAGACCTTGAGGCCCTGAGGCTTCTCATCAATGAAAGCACGGTGGCTATACTAGTGACGCACCTATTTGGGCGGGTGTGTGACCTGTCGGCCGTCACCGAACTCGCCCACGAGCATGGGGTTCATGTTCTTGAAGACTGTTCCCAGGCTTGCATGGCGCCAGCCTATTCCACGAATCCAGAATCTGATCTCGTATTCTTCAACTTTGGGGTGATCTACCCGTGCACTGCGTTCGGTGGCGGCATCACAAGGATCAAGGATAAATATCTCCTTGAGAAAATGGACAAACTACAGGAAACATATCGCCAAGGATCTGAAGTAGAATATATCCGAAAGGCTTTTAATTGCACCTTAACCGCAAAAGCTCTCCAGTATCCTCGCCTTTTATCTATGTTTTCTTCTTTGGCCAGACTTGCTCTTGTTGATCTCAAAAAGATCGTCAATGATTCCTTAACACCGCCCCCTACGGCTGGTCTGGTGCGTAATATGCGTGAGAGGCCTCCAACTTCGATGACATTTATGCTTTTTCAAAG attAAAGTATTTCGACTCGAATGGCGTGGAGAGATCGCAAGATGTCGGGGACTATGTTTCAGATAGGCTTCCGCAGGTAGCAGGTCAGATAGGCAACGACGCCCTCATTAGAGGATACTGGCTTTTCCCAATCCTTGTT GATGATCCAGATGAAGTCTGTCAGCGTCTCAATCGACTTGGTATCGCAGCCGCAAGAGGCCTTGCCCAGATCGAGCTAATTGTCTCCCCAAGTACCACTCCAGATGCCCCACCAACAAATCTGGTAGGCATCGATGAGACCCGATGGCAACCTACCACGGCATCCTTCATCATGGACCACGTCATCTTCCTTCCCGTCCACCGAGGCGTCCCGAGACACCACCTGGATCAAGTCTGCCTCGCTGTTGAGATCGTCCTCAATAAGCTTGCCATCCTCGCCCGCTACCACGCCAGCGTTGGTTCGAGACAGAAGGAAACGCATCATGGTCCATATGGACCGATCACACCAAGAAGGAACAAGGAATCGTGTCGGAGAAGGATGGTCTCGTCTAATCGAAGCGTAACTTCAAAGACACAGCAGGCCATCGCAGCTAACGCCAATAGAAACGATTTGACATAG
- the LOC121432151 gene encoding uncharacterized protein LOC121432151: MTSTLTRNWGWVVTFASFLVHFSAFGIMNCFSITFVTLQEEFSTSSTATSWAGSIAFGLGNSAGLIVTPLINRFENRPVAVFGILLASTSFFSTSFITDFRLIYLTYSAIYGLGAGFCSLASMDLLLRYFPRKHCSRATLIALVGGSTGMLVLGPLTYTLIEKFGWRNMFRFLGALMLLIALPATMTFSRPNPHKNECTADKRDVTQEKKFSECRGPEKRITFDNANNLSPRMVTWNPGDVKARLNNKERILKQGRSIACVTAYDNEGFSMEGINRREQNNGNGHQSEIHMNMEKGSADMVLADELMDSKDKGQVLRNELGFSTDLSEEGKVGLKHLGPLPSTAPDLVTNVERGQPNQQSTPQVNDLQNVTAVQPIVLSIHTVAEDDVAPFTTISISTNIQCHTISVSAIQCVSERKEDTPLQVVQSKNLEAASGRGFFQRYKALFYPDLWLICICITGLPMMNTFYYINMGDFLISRGFERHVIPWVVTTFGISELAGKVLLAVVADRLPFPKIFIYNFACAVGMVVMGCLLVVRSVALLICLAVAIGMVVMMVADALAYSICNQIFKPEDAVQTWTVVMVTQGLGYMLGSLFGQSTDRTGSYNSAIYSSIGIYAICALVCTAVPLYQKFFAPERFVMFENQDACRRKQARKKRYKPDDLVSIPV, from the exons ATGACGTCGACACTTACTCGTAACTGGGGGTGGGTTGTGACTTTTGCGTCGTTTCTCGTGCATTTCTCTGCCTTCGGAATCATGAATTGCTTCAGTATAACTTTCGTTACCCTCCAAGAAGAATTTTCGACTAGTTCAACCGCTACCT CATGGGCAGGTTCTATTGCATTCGGCTTGGGCAACAGTGCAGGCTTAATCGTCACTCCACTGATAAACCGGTTCGAGAATCGACCGGTCGCTGTCTTTGGGATCCTTCTAGCCAGCACATCCTTCTTCTCTACCTCATTTATCACCGATTTCAGGCTCATCTACCTCACATACAGCGCCATCTACGGTCTGGGTGCTGGGTTTTGTTCTCTGGCTTCAATGGACCTCTTGCTTCGGTATTTCCCAAGGAAGCACTGCTCACGAGCTACTCTTATCGCGTTGGTTGGGGGAAGCACAG GTATGCTTGTTTTGGGTCCTCTGACATACACGTTGATCGAGAAATTCGGCTGGCGGAACATGTTCCGTTTCCTTGGAGCTTTGATGCTACTCATTGCACTTCCAGCTACGATGACGTTTTCACGTCCCAACCCACATAAAAATGAATGCACAGCAGACAAACGAGACGTTACTCAAGAGAAAAAGTTCTCAGAATGCCGCGGACCCGAGAAGAGAATAACCTTTGACAATGCCAACAACCTAAGTCCACGCATGGTCACTTGGAACCCGGGAGATGTGAAGGCACGGTTGAATAACAAGGAAAGAATTCTTAAGCAAGGCAGATCTATCGCATGTGTGACAGCCTATGACAATGAAGGGTTTTCCATGGAAGGGATAAATCGGCGTGAACAAAACAATGGCAATGGACATCAGTCAGAAATTCACATGAACATGGAGAAAGGCTCAGCTGATATGGTTCTGGCGGATGAACTGATGGACAGCAAAGATAAGGGCCAAGTGCTAAGAAACGAGCTAGGATTTTCTACTGACCTTTCAGAAGAGGGCAAAGTTGGTCTGAAACATCTTGGACCACTTCCTTCAACAGCTCCTGATTTAGTGACGAACGTAGAGAGAGGACAACCTAACCAACAATCAACACCACAAGTGAATGATCTTCAGAATGTAACAGCCGTCCAACCGATAGTGTTGTCAATTCATACGGTAGCCGAAGATGATGTCGCGCCATTTACAACCATCAGCATTTCAACGAACATTCAATGTCATACCATTTCTGTCTCTGCCATTCAGTGTGTCAGCGAAAGAAAAGAAGACACACCTCTGCAAGTGGTGCAGTCGAAGAACTTGGAAGCAGCAAGTGGCCGAGGGTTTTTCCAAAGATACAAAGCACTATTCTATCCCGATCTCTGGCTCATCTGCATCTGTATCACAGGTCTTCCAATGATGAATACATTCTATTATATTAATATG GGAGATTTCCTCATATCGAGAGGTTTTGAACGTCATGTGATCCCATGGGTGGTCACAACGTTTGGGATCTCCGAATTGGCGGGTAAAGTTTTGTTGGCTGTTGTAGCTGATCGTCTGCCCTTCCCCAAGATCTTCATCTATAACTTCGCATGCGCGGTTGGCATGGTTGTCATGGGCTGTCTGCTGGTAGTAAGATCAGTCGCACTTCTAATCTGCCTCGCAGTTG CGATCGGAATGGTAGTCATGATGGTAGCCGATGCGCTAGCTTACTCAATCTGCAACCAGATTTTCAAACCAGAAGATGCGGTTCAAACGTGGACGGTTGTCATGGTTACGCAAGGACTTGGATACATGCTGGGTTCCTTGTTTG GTCAGAGCACAGATCGGACTGGTTCATACAACTCTGCTATTTATTCGAGCATCGGGATATACGCCATCTGCGCTTTGGTTTGCACAGCGGTTCCACTTTATCAGAAGTTCTTCGCGCCAGAAAGATTTGTGATGTTTGAAAACCAAGATGCATGTAGAAGAAAACAGGCAAGGAAGAAACGGTACAAACCAGATGACCTTGTTAGTATACCTGTTTAG